CAGAGAACACGCTCTGAAGGCCAGCTTGGACTAATTTATGAAGGATCCGTGCCTGAATTCTAGGATACCGAATGAATCACGTACCCACCTCCTCCTGAAtactcagcttccccatctgccTTCACGTGTGGAaggctgtttcttttttctgataaCGAAAGCAAAGAGAGTTTTCTTTGTTTCACTAGTGACAGCCACCTGTATGTACTGATATTACAAGTCAAAAAGCTACATGGTATGATGAGAAAGTAGCAATTTCGAGTTGCTGCTTAGAGATTTTACAGGATAAAAACCCTGCTGGCATAAAAAGTCTGGACATTTAAATAAAGACCTGAGCTTAGGTTTCCTGCCACAAGTTCCTGCCTTGCTTTTTCCagagcatcttttaaaatgttctttcagAGTTGAGCCTGTGAAAAATTAGTGACCTCCACCCCAACCAGCTTGTAAGTAACAGGTGCTTGCTGCCCTGCTCTCTCTCCTGTCCATTGGAGACCTGGGAGTAAGGATGGCACTTCTCCCAGCTCACAGCAACCCCAGCTGGGATGTAAGTAATAGTCTTgtgatttcctttgtgtgagtgtATTAAAACTGCGCCTTCAGTCAAATGGCCCTGGGATTTTCACTTCTCCAAAATTGGAAGGAAGTCCTGAGGGAGCTCCCTGCTGCCTCGTTCAGCAGATCATAATGTGCATGTTCTTCATCTACCAGCTCCAGGTTTTCCAACACACATAGATGTCCTTAGAGAATTTGAAGAGGACTGGGTACATTCCatagaaaataagtatttttgtcTGAGTGGCTGAAGGTGTATGAGTTCCAGCATTGCCACTCACATTCTCAAAACTCATCATTTTCTCCCCCCATTCCTTGGATCCCCTCTGGAATGAGAGTAGGTTGTGCAACAGAAATTCCAAGATTTCCCGAATCCATTGTGCTCCCAGGATGAATTAATTCTAAGACTAGGAACACCAGTGCATTTATTCATTGAACATTTATTGGGCCTCTATTCTGGGCTAGGAACAATACAAAGTAAACACACAGAGTAATCTAggtgtatttatctttctgaaaaattgaagtatagttgatttgcagtgttagtttcaagtgtatagcagacttttttttcttataggttattacaaaatgttgagtatggttctctatgctatacagtaggtccttgttatctattttatatattatagttttTATATGTTAATCGCATCAGTAAAATATTAACAACTTATAAGTTCATATtcattagtcctgaatattcattggaaggactgatgctgaagctgaaactccaatactttggctacctgatgtgaagaactgacttatttgaaaagatcctgatgctgggaaagatagaaggtgggaggagaaggggatgacagaggatgagatggttggatggcatcaccgactcaatgggcatgagtttgagtagactccaggagttggtgatggacagggaggcctggtgtgctgcagtccacggggtcacaaagagttggacgcaactgagcaactgaactgaactgaatgttaatctcaaactccaaatttacccctcccccttgacctttcccctttggtaaccatgtttgtcttctatgtctatgggtctgtttctgttttgtatataagttcatttgtgtcatttttaacattaaaaaaaattttgtatcatttttttagattctacatataagcactatcatatgatatttgtctttctctgtctggtttacttcatttagcatgataacctctaggtccatttgtgctgcaaatgacattatttcattttttatggctgagtagtattccactgtatatgtgtaTCATATCTTCATAATCCACTCATTTGTCATTGGACATTTAGCTGTTATTCTTACCTTTAGAGAACTCCCAGCCTAGTGGGAATGCTGGAAATGTAGTCAGATAATCAGGCTGCTCATCATCTATGCTTTAACAGATGGATGTACCAGGAacccaggagagagagaggccagTGTTCCTGGGATGTGGCTTTTCCACAGTAACTGCacattctccttctctctcccctgtCCCCAGTGAGGACATCATCCGCTCCCTGTGCCTGCCAGACTTCCCTGAGCCAGCCGACCTCTTCTGGAAGTACCTGGACTTGGCCACTTTCATCCTGCTTTACATTCTGCCCCTTCTCATCATCTCCGTGGCCTATGCCCGTGTGGCCAAGAAGTTGTGGCTGTGCAACACCATTGGCGATGTGACCACGAAGCAGTACCTGGCCCTGCGGCGCAAGAAGAAGAAGACCAtcaagatgctgatgctggtggTGGTTCTCTTTGCCCTCTGCTGGTTCCCCCTCAACTGCTATGTCCTCCTGCTGTCTAGCAAGGTCATCCGCACCAACAACGCCCTATACTTTGCCTTCCATTGGTTCGCCATGAGCAGTACCTGCTACAACCCCTTCATCTACTGCTGGCTCAACGAGAACTTCAGGGTTGAGCTGAAGGCGCTGCTGCGCATGTGCCAGAGGTCACCCAAGCCTCAGGAGGGGCAGCCACCCTCCCCTGTGCCCTCCCTCAGGGTGGCCTGGGCGGAGAAGAGCAGCggccgcagggctcctccagccagCAGCCTCCTGCCGTCCTCCCAGGTACAGTCTGGGAGGACAGACCTGGCATCCGTGGAGCCCACTGTGACCATGACttagaggaggaggcagggaaggggtgggggtgaggggctcTGTCTGCCGAGGAGGATGGCAGAGCGCTTGAGAACAGAGCCTGGAAAAGAGTCTGTCCTGACACATGATGAACTTCGCATGCCAGAAACAAGTTCCTGCAGAAGCCCGAGGTCATTTGAGTTCCTATACAACTCTGTCCAGCCTCTTTGCTCcattagagaaaacaaaaagctCAACATATACTGGTGAATTTCTGTCTGAGACATGCTGGTTCCCTGAGCCAGAGGACCCGGCACAGCTGCTGCTCACATAGGGATTGAGTTAGGCAACTGCTGCCAGCAGTCAGGTAGCCACCTTATAACACTCCCCACCACTGATCACTCGTGATGGACCCCGGAGTCAGACTTGGGGTGTGCACAACCTAGGGGCACAGCACTGCTTGAGACAGGACCATTGGCCAGTGAGAGGTTCACCAGGCAGAGCCGGTGTGAGCTTTGAATGCCTTGCTTTCTGAAGTCGCTGGAGCAAGATGAATCCCAGTTCTATGGAGGCCCAACACATGACAAGAAAGGGATGACTGGGTTCTTTACTTTAGTAAACAGGAATTACTGAGTTtccttaaaacaaagaaaaactctcattgaaagtttgagaaacattcagaaaagcacaaagaggaaaataaaaactaccCCCTTCTCCCACTAACTTGTGATAAGTTCTGTCAAAATGCTATGGATTTCTTGGCAACTTTTTTTCTGTATGTGTGCGTCTGTGATTTTTGTTTCATGTTGAATTACAGTTTTCCatttagaaataagaaatatgAGCATAGCCGAGaactcctgaacccctctcccaggAGTAATATCTACTGGAAGAGTGAGATGAGGTGGGAGAAGAGCCCAACGAGAAAACTGTCCCAGAGCAGACAGACTGCGTTCATCCTGCAACCAGTGGTGGGAAGAGCCTGGTTAAAGGACCTCTCTTGGGATGGTGGCCATTACGATAAACCAGAAACAGAACTCATCCAAGAGATACAATTCTTCCTCTCCTGCAATCTCACAGAACAAGATTGATGAAATACTGCTCTGCTTTTGCAGGAGATGAGAAAGCAGGCTTTCCAACATGCTCCCAGCTGTCTAGACAGGCTGTTTCTCCTCTGTGTTGTCTGAATAGTAAGGCTTTTTCACACCAATTTCCACAAGACAGCTCACATTCAACCTTACTCTGGTGGCTCACATGTTACTTATCAAAACCTATGGCATTGTGATGGTCCTTAATAACTAAGCTTGCCAGAGAAACCTCATTCCAGAGATGATGAGTGTTTTCATCACCTGCCGTCTGGTCCTGAGTGTCACAGTGTCACCCAGGAGAGAGATGCCCCAGGCAGAGGAGAGCTTCATTCACCAGCCCTAAGCAAGTGCTGCTCTCACGCTTGTTCAAGGTTTCTTTCTAGCAACCAGAGAGATTCTGAAAGCAAACAATAGCCATGGAGCTGagtggaaaactgaggctcagggagaagGGGTTTGTCTGAGGTTCACTTAGATCTCTTGGCTGTTAACTGGACTTTGTCATATCATCTGCTTCCCTAAAACAAATCATGGGGGTTCATTATTACTATTCTCTCTGTTTTGGGGGTGTTTGAAAATTTCAAgctgtaaagtttaaaaaatcatcttcTGAACAGTGGGTAAAAAAGTGACTTTCATGGGACGTGCATGCtacattgcttcagttgtgtctgattctttgcaaccctgtggactgtagcctgccaggctcccctctccatgggattttccaggcaagaatactggagtgggttgccattcccttctagaaaggatcttcctgacccagggatcaaacccgggtctcctgcactgcagataagttctttaccgtctgagccaccagggaaacccataggtTCCAACTTCATGGGAGAGAGGGAGGCTTTTAGGCCCATAGGGATACCAGGAGGGTGTTTTTCCAGCCCAAATGGCTCCCAAGCCTGAGCCTATTGTCCTTTAATGCTGTCATGGCATCCTTTGAAGCAGAAAGAGAGCAAGTGGCAGAGATATGGAAAGTTTGTCCTGCTCTGAAATCAGATGAAAAGTTTACCTTCGCTTCTTCCTCTCTGAGGGCCTGTAGAAATGCTGCCAAGTCACAGGGAAGGTCTTTCTCTGGTGGAAGTCCCGCCCCATTAAGATCTGGGTCTGCTGTCAGCTCTCcgtctcccatctccctccacttCATCGACCTTCCCTGTGTGTCTCAGAGCAGAAAGTGCTTTGTGTTTATGAAAGTGACATGTGTTACCCTGGAACCTCTGCACTGTGCTGTCGTGAAGACTTGACTGTAACTTGTTCCAGTGTCAATAAAATACATAGTGGCTGTGTGGCTTGTGCTTCCCGGACTGGTGATTCCAGTTGGTGACCTTCAGATAGGGATTCACGTGGCTTAGATGAAGAGCATGTGGATAGCTTCAGTCCTCACCTCTGCATCTTACAGCTGAGCAAGCGCAAACAAACTGAGCATGTCAAGAACTAGTTGAAAGCCTCTGGGTAGCGCTTTTTCCATCATGCTGGCTGCAAGTCCCCTCTTTTGTGATTGTGAGTCTGTGTTGAGTGAGTTAACCTGGGGTTCTATCTGTTCCTTGGTGATCCCAGAGATGAGGCTGCCACTCCCACACGCAGGGTGCAGGGTGCAGGGTACGTTGCTAGTCACAGGGTTTCTGCCCACCCTGGACAGAGGCTCCCCCTGTCTGACCAAGTAAACTGGGTAGGAGCCTCTATAAGCAGCTCTTGGCAGGAAGCCCCTCTCAGCATGCAGCCCCATTTTCTTGTCACTTTAGCATAAAGCTGTATTATAACTAACTTTTAGACAAGGTACCCCCATGGTGTACTCACCTCTGGCCCAAGCAcaactttcaaaattttaatcaCACAATACTTTGCCTCGCTTGTCAGTTCTTTCTGTAAATCAAAGGAGTAGAAATGAAGAAGTAATATTACAGATGACCAGATCTTTCCCCTGGCTTCCCCTCCAGTAATCTTGTGAACAAGACTGACACCTAGAGGAAGATCATGAGGAGCTGACAAGCCTGCACACAGTGGGGCATGGTGACCACTCTGACCCACCATCTCAGGGATTAACTGAGACgacttccctctttcccttcaaAACTTCCCTGGCTGAGCAGCGTCTTCAGAGCTGGTTTTTGGGAGACACTGAGTCCACCATCTCCCCAGATTCCTGCCACTCTAATTAAAGCCACCTTTCCTTTCTACCAGCAtttgtctctctccctttctcatgTTGATTTTTGAGCAGTGAGCAGACAGACCTGATTTGGTAGCACTTCCACTGCATACATAATtaccgtgatgccatccagagcCCAGGAAATCAGTGTTAAATAATGACCCAGAAGGGAATTTATTGTACCTGGGGaacatttgaaagaaaatgaaaggcaatggagaagagaggagaattaGGACCTGCTGACAGCTCCTGCGTGAGACACCTTGCTGAATGTTTCTAAGCCCGTAGATTCATTTTCCCTCAGTATTTCTCCAAGGTGGGCGTTATTGTTTCTACACTGCAGGTGAGGTAACTAAAGCTCGCTAAAGATCCTACAGCCTAATCTTGAGGTTAGGTTCTGAGAAGCCATGTAGGAGAAGAAcctgacttttaatttcatgttctaTGAATTTCCTTGATCATAGGGCACTTTGGGGAGTAAAACTTGTTTATCCCAAAACCAGTGCTTGAGTTACATGCTTTAGGAAATGATTGATTACCATTTGGTGGGTCCCAGGGCCCTTTGTAGCCCTGTGGTCAGTGAACTCATGCTAGCAGAGCAGGGCGAGTATCACACTGCTTTTTGGGCCCCCCTAGTTAGAAGCATCTTCCCAACCAGCTGTGAGCCATGGTTGAGTGGCCCGGCCTTGCTTACTGACTGTGGCGGGTGGACAGGGGTAGCAGCTGTCTCACAGCCAGCTTGGGTCTCAGGGTCCACAGGCAGCAAAGGCAGAGCCTGGCTGGACCCTCGCTGCTCCAGGGGGGCTGGGAGGTTCCCCCAGGTCCCTAGGGTAATGGGAGCCGTGCCAGAGTGTCTGGGCTGGGGCCGTCCGGGAAGATGGGCTCTTGCCACATCCGCTGAGTAAAGATGCTTTTCCTAGAGCGTTGCCCACAGATGGTAGAAGATGCTCCTAGTGCTGTGGGGTCAGGATGTCAACACCTTGTTTTGGCCTCTGTGTACCCTCCGCACCCCCTCACCCTATCGCCTcacccctgccctcctctctcaTGTCAAGGTGTATACACTTAGTAAAGGAACAAATACAGTACATGCAATGCTGGAGGCTTTGGGGGGAACGAATAACCAGTGGTATTTAGTGTGAGAAATCCCTGGGGTTCAGGTTTTAAAGCCTCTCTTGCTGAGACTAAGCCATTTGCTGCTTCACGCGGACAAAGTACTTGATGTTAACAGCTCCTCCTCGTCTTCTGTTTTCAACCTAGCAGGGACTCTGTACTCAGACTGGTCATGAATTTAAGTTGCTCAGCTTCCATATGAGGCAAAGGAATCATGAACACAGGGTTCAGGATATGGTTATCTTAGGTGGAGGAGGGGTAGGCATTGGCAGGTGATGGGGACCACATGGCTGTAAATAAGTGTGAAGATTCTAACTTCAGTCTGGGGCAGTGAATTTGTGGGTGCTTATTACTTGATTAAAAATCACCAATCAAATAACTAACCAAGTAGTTAAAAGCAGGTCACAGCTAGACCAGCATTAAGAGCATGCCATAAACCCAAGGTTATGATTCATCCAATTCTGTGCCTCTGCAGTCTATACACAAACAATAAGCCAGTAGAAATGGAACCCAGAGGTCCACACCTTCACCTTTCTTCCCTGCATTTTACCAATCAAACTGCATCTATATTTGTAGCATTAGAACATGCAAATTGAGTTCACTGCTGGGATAAGTAGGACAGGAcaactacatttattttttaaaaagcaaccttGTATTTTCAGATTTAAAACTTGCCTcctcatttctctgcttttgttttctaaTCTGTCACTCTTGCTAATTCTGTCCCAATTGTTCAAAACAGTTAAAGTACCATTGTGAGGTGCCCACTCAGTGCCCCTTGCCTCACCTGCTGTGCTGCTTCTCCCGGGCTAGCTGATTATATATTTACTTAACTCTAGTCAGCagagcggggcttccctggtggctcagtggtaaagaatcctcctgccaatgcaggagacaagggtttgatccctgagtagagaagatcccttgagaagagaatggcaacccactccagtattcttacctggagaatcccatggacagaggagcttgacaggctacagtccatggggttgcaaaagagttgaacacaacttagtgactaaacaacaacaattaaagcCAGCAGAGAACCTGCTTTCCCAGCAGTCACCTTCTCCTCTCCTTAGTGGGTAGATATTCCAACTTCCTAGATctgtttcttcctcattttccatTTACTCCTTTACTTTGGAAGCTACATATTCCAGCTGctgttcaagaaaagaaaaatttcttttgaGACCTTGTATgtcctgagccaacagggaagccctgtatgtcCTGAGATATGTTTAATTCACATATAATTAGAATTGTGTCTGACTGAATATAGCATCATAGATTGAAAATCACTGTCTCTCAGAATTCAAAGGTactttattagttttctgttgctgccATACAAATTATGATTGCCTTAGGGGGTTAAGGGCTttgctgatggctcagttggtaaagaatctgactgcaattcaggagacctgggttcgatccctgggttgggaagatcccctggagaagggaaaggctacccactctagtattctggcctggagaattccatggactgtgcaatctgcggggtcgcaaagagtcagacaggactgagtgactttcactttcactttagtgagTTAAACAGCACAAATGTATGCCCTTACACTTCTGTGGGCAggtcaaaagtcagacacaggtCTCAGGAGGGCAAAAGTAATGCTCAGGCAGGGCTCCATTCTCTTGTGTAGGCTCCAGGTCTGATtgtttccttgcctcttccagctcccGAGGCCTCCCATACTCCATGGCTCATGGCCCCTTTCCTGCAGCTTCAAGGGTGGCTGCGTGGCACCTCTCTGATCTTCTCTagtcttgtttccccatctctcctgcttctctcctcCACTTTCAGGACCTTCGTGATTACACTGTGTCCACCTGAGTAGCACTGGGTACTCTCCCCTCTTAGTCAGCTGACagcagtcctgattccagctgCAGCCTTCATTCTGCTTTGCCTGATACGTTCACAGGTACTGGGGATGAGGACATGGACATCCTTGGGAGGCCATTATTCCACCGACCAGCACTGCTCGTCTGCCTTCTAGCACTTCTGCTGAGAAATTAGAGGCTTTTCTGACTCCTAGTCCTATGCATGCAACCCAAGATTACCTACCTTAGATAGAGGCCAAACGGGGGTCAAAGACTAAGAAGAATCACTGCTTCTGCTCCATTAAGTATTTAATATAGGCACTAACCTGTGTGATTCCCCCAGGCAGGTGATACTGCTTTGAGATTAGATTTTTCACCAGGAGGATGAGCTTCAGGGGCATCCACCAACACTGCTGTACCTGTCCTCCTGTGTTGGTTCTGCCGGTTGCTGAGTGTTCTGACTGTATACTTAAGTACTCAGGACTTAGCCACAGAATAACCTCATGAACACAGTATGAGTGGGACATAAGCAACAATTCCATTTATCACTTGACTTCCACAAGTCCCCCTCTCATCTATGAATCGCAATGTCTTTTCATCTCTAAGAATTGATGGCCCAAAAGCCAGAGTCCAATTATCTCCAAATGTGTACAATGGCCATTGCACAAGACCCTTTGGAGAAAGGCCAGACCATTGATTAATGAGCTGACCCTGCTGACTATAACAGTAACCATGCTTTCTGTGCCACTAGGAGTGAGTTACTATGTGGCTTCTGCCACCCCAGAATCCAACCCCAAGAACCTCATGGAATCAGGAAACCTATTTCTAGGTAGCATCCTCACATTCATTTTTGATGCTCGGAAGAAATCCACTTTGGTGGTTTTACATATCCCTGCGTTTCCATCACTGGTGTGTTTTTCTATGTCAAGGAGAGGTCTGGGCCCTCTCAGAGGACGTATTTAGGGTTGAATGCATGGTTCATACCTCCTAAATTCACTTCAGTATTACCATCTCTCAAAGTCTTTGTATTACTCTTTCTAACTTTTACTATATAATATGTCAAGTTCTTTTTGGCATAGACCACTGTTgagaccatgggcttccctggtggtaaagaatccacatgccaagcaggagatgcaggttccatctctgggacaggaagatcctttggaaaaggaaatagcaaccattccagtatttttgccagggaaatcccatgggtaggggagcctggtgggctacagtctgtagggttgcaaaagaggtagcatgacttagcaactaagccaccatCACTAGTGAGCCCAGAGATAATAGAAACCCAGCAAACAATGAAAACCATTCTCAGGACTAAAAACAgctaaaaattatcttaaaaagtaAGAACAGTTTTGGAGCTCTTGtacttcctgattttaaaacttattacaaagttatagaaaaaacaaaaacaaaaactgtgatactggcataaagatagtcatacagatcaatggaatagaatatttCCTCACATATTCTATTccaatggaatagaatatttCCTCACATTTCCTCACATATATGGTCAAGAAATTTCCAACCAGGCTGCCAAGACCAAGAGGAAAAGCagtcttttcagcaaatggtattaggaaaactggatatccatatgCAGAAGAAAGAATTTGAACCCATGCAAGATGGATCAATTATCTAAAGAGctaaatctcttagaagaaaacatagggggaAAAACGTCTTCACAactttggatttggcaatgatttcttggactTGGCACCAAAAGTACAGGTGACAAAAGTTAAGAAGTTAAAAATTGAAAgttttaatcaaaattaaaagtttctattCATCAGATGAAATAGCAGAGTAAAAAGACAACCTTTAGAATGGAAATATActtgcaaattatatattttagaagaattagtatccagaatatacaaagaactt
This portion of the Capra hircus breed San Clemente chromosome 15, ASM170441v1, whole genome shotgun sequence genome encodes:
- the GPR83 gene encoding probable G-protein coupled receptor 83 yields the protein MTPGWVLLCLLPAVRAADERSSGAALAGPNASHFFWNNYTFSDWQNFVGRRRYGAESQNPTVKALLIVAYSFIIIFSLFGNVLVCHVIFKNQRMHSATSLFIVNLAVADIMITLLNTPFTLVRFVNSTWVFGKGMCHVSRFAQYCSLHVSALTLTAIALDRHQVIMHPLKPRISITKGVIYISVIWTMATFFSLPHAICQKLFTFKYSEDIIRSLCLPDFPEPADLFWKYLDLATFILLYILPLLIISVAYARVAKKLWLCNTIGDVTTKQYLALRRKKKKTIKMLMLVVVLFALCWFPLNCYVLLLSSKVIRTNNALYFAFHWFAMSSTCYNPFIYCWLNENFRVELKALLRMCQRSPKPQEGQPPSPVPSLRVAWAEKSSGRRAPPASSLLPSSQVQSGRTDLASVEPTVTMT